The following are from one region of the Leucobacter sp. Psy1 genome:
- a CDS encoding HpcH/HpaI aldolase/citrate lyase family protein: MPVHLTLPETFVSRIRSADRPLAGLWVCSGSAVAAEIVAGSGIDWVLLDAEHSPNGLESILAQLHAMSAYPVAPVVRPPFGDPVTIKQVLDLGAQNLLIPMVDSAEQAAEVVRAVRYPGGPHGGVRGVGSALARSARWNRVDGYLGRASETISLTVQIESAAAIADVERILAVDGIDAVFVGPSDLAASMGFLGQQGHPDVVEAVLTAIRAANAAGVPVGVNAFVPEDAERYLAAGADFVAVGADVAILARQTETLADRFTAPRTDEADAADQDRTSAPRPSY; encoded by the coding sequence ATGCCGGTTCATCTGACCCTGCCCGAGACGTTCGTCTCCCGTATCCGCTCCGCTGACCGTCCGCTTGCGGGCCTGTGGGTCTGCTCGGGCAGCGCGGTCGCCGCCGAGATCGTCGCCGGCAGCGGCATCGACTGGGTGCTGCTCGATGCCGAGCACTCCCCCAACGGTCTCGAATCGATACTGGCGCAGTTGCACGCCATGTCTGCGTACCCCGTCGCTCCCGTCGTGCGGCCGCCGTTCGGGGACCCGGTCACGATCAAGCAGGTGCTCGACCTCGGCGCCCAGAACCTCCTTATCCCGATGGTCGACTCCGCTGAGCAGGCCGCCGAGGTCGTGCGAGCGGTGCGCTATCCGGGCGGGCCGCACGGCGGTGTGCGCGGGGTCGGGTCGGCGCTCGCACGATCCGCACGCTGGAACCGGGTCGATGGCTACCTCGGGCGCGCGAGCGAGACCATCAGCCTCACGGTGCAGATCGAATCGGCCGCCGCGATCGCCGATGTCGAGCGCATTCTCGCGGTCGACGGTATCGACGCCGTGTTCGTGGGCCCGTCGGATCTCGCCGCCTCCATGGGGTTCCTCGGCCAGCAGGGGCACCCCGACGTCGTCGAGGCCGTACTCACCGCGATCCGCGCCGCGAACGCCGCCGGCGTGCCCGTCGGCGTGAACGCCTTCGTACCGGAGGACGCCGAACGCTACCTCGCCGCGGGCGCCGACTTCGTCGCCGTCGGCGCGGACGTGGCGATCCTCGCGAGACAGACCGAAACCCTCGCCGACCGCTTCACCGCGCCACGCACTGACGAAGCGGACGCAGCCGACCAGGATCGGACGAGCGCACCGCGCCCGTCCTACTGA